In a genomic window of Chrysemys picta bellii isolate R12L10 chromosome 1, ASM1138683v2, whole genome shotgun sequence:
- the KCTD17 gene encoding BTB/POZ domain-containing protein KCTD17 isoform X5: protein MRMEGGEETQAPERVSLTWESHPPQPANSSRAKWVRLNVGGTVFLTTRQTLCREQKSFLCRLCQGEELQSDQDETGAYLIDRDPTYFGPILNFLRHGKLVLNKDMAEEGVLEEAEFYNIGPLIRIIKDRLEEKNYTVTQVPPKHVYRVLQCQEEELTQMVSTMSDGWRFEQLVNIGSSYNYGNEDQTEFLCVVSKELYNSPNGLSSEPSSKAKFMAALWGKASQRLHSSPSTCCLCF from the exons atgaggatggaaggaggggaggaaaCGCAGGCTCCAGAGAGGGTGTCTTTGACCTGGGAGAGCCATCCGCCGCAGCCCGCAAACAGCAGCCGGGCTAAGTGGGTCCGGCTGAACGTCGGGGGCACGGTCTTCCTCACCACCAGGCAGACCTTGTGCCGGGAGCAGAAATCGTTCCTCTGCCGCTTGTGCCAGGGGGAGGAGCTGCAGTCAGACCAG GATGAGACTGGTGCATACCTTATAGACCGGGACCCCACATATTTTGGACCCATCCTGAATTTCCTGCGTCATGGCAAGCTGGTACTGAATAAAGACATGGCTGAGGAGG GGGTTCTAGAAGAAGCTGAATTCTATAACATCGGCCCTTTAATCAGAATAATCAAGGACAGACTGGAGGAGAAGAACTACACCGTAACACAG GTGCCTCCGAAGCATGTGTACCGGGTGCTGCAGTGCCAGGAAGAAGAGCTCACTCAGATGGTTTCCACTATGTCAGATGGATGGCGCTTTGAGCAG CTGGTGAATATCGGGTCATCCTATAACTATGGGAATGAGGACCAGACAGAGTTCCTGTGCGTAGTCTCCAAAGAGCTGTACAACTCACCCAATGGCCTGAGCTCTGAGCCTAGCAGCAAAGCCAAG TTTATGGCAGCCCTCTGGGGGAAAGCGTCGCAGCGACTCCACTCCTCACCCTCAACTTGTTGCctttgtttttaa
- the KCTD17 gene encoding BTB/POZ domain-containing protein KCTD17 isoform X6, which translates to MRMEGGEETQAPERVSLTWESHPPQPANSSRAKWVRLNVGGTVFLTTRQTLCREQKSFLCRLCQGEELQSDQDETGAYLIDRDPTYFGPILNFLRHGKLVLNKDMAEEGVLEEAEFYNIGPLIRIIKDRLEEKNYTVTQVPPKHVYRVLQCQEEELTQMVSTMSDGWRFEQLVNIGSSYNYGNEDQTEFLCVVSKELYNSPNGLSSEPSSKAKLLQARGLRM; encoded by the exons atgaggatggaaggaggggaggaaaCGCAGGCTCCAGAGAGGGTGTCTTTGACCTGGGAGAGCCATCCGCCGCAGCCCGCAAACAGCAGCCGGGCTAAGTGGGTCCGGCTGAACGTCGGGGGCACGGTCTTCCTCACCACCAGGCAGACCTTGTGCCGGGAGCAGAAATCGTTCCTCTGCCGCTTGTGCCAGGGGGAGGAGCTGCAGTCAGACCAG GATGAGACTGGTGCATACCTTATAGACCGGGACCCCACATATTTTGGACCCATCCTGAATTTCCTGCGTCATGGCAAGCTGGTACTGAATAAAGACATGGCTGAGGAGG GGGTTCTAGAAGAAGCTGAATTCTATAACATCGGCCCTTTAATCAGAATAATCAAGGACAGACTGGAGGAGAAGAACTACACCGTAACACAG GTGCCTCCGAAGCATGTGTACCGGGTGCTGCAGTGCCAGGAAGAAGAGCTCACTCAGATGGTTTCCACTATGTCAGATGGATGGCGCTTTGAGCAG CTGGTGAATATCGGGTCATCCTATAACTATGGGAATGAGGACCAGACAGAGTTCCTGTGCGTAGTCTCCAAAGAGCTGTACAACTCACCCAATGGCCTGAGCTCTGAGCCTAGCAGCAAAGCCAAG TTGTTACAAGCCAGAGGCCTCAGGATGTGA
- the KCTD17 gene encoding BTB/POZ domain-containing protein KCTD17 isoform X1 has translation MRMEGGEETQAPERVSLTWESHPPQPANSSRAKWVRLNVGGTVFLTTRQTLCREQKSFLCRLCQGEELQSDQDETGAYLIDRDPTYFGPILNFLRHGKLVLNKDMAEEGVLEEAEFYNIGPLIRIIKDRLEEKNYTVTQVPPKHVYRVLQCQEEELTQMVSTMSDGWRFEQLVNIGSSYNYGNEDQTEFLCVVSKELYNSPNGLSSEPSSKAKQINLLGILLILSRFPLLLPSRPWGSCHLSPTSSLPHSSFPKNPFLHSPLPSLSLLMHLGSCLPSHLPLLVSCVLPAQDPVSSCSSLFLLCRYGTCLLSQI, from the exons atgaggatggaaggaggggaggaaaCGCAGGCTCCAGAGAGGGTGTCTTTGACCTGGGAGAGCCATCCGCCGCAGCCCGCAAACAGCAGCCGGGCTAAGTGGGTCCGGCTGAACGTCGGGGGCACGGTCTTCCTCACCACCAGGCAGACCTTGTGCCGGGAGCAGAAATCGTTCCTCTGCCGCTTGTGCCAGGGGGAGGAGCTGCAGTCAGACCAG GATGAGACTGGTGCATACCTTATAGACCGGGACCCCACATATTTTGGACCCATCCTGAATTTCCTGCGTCATGGCAAGCTGGTACTGAATAAAGACATGGCTGAGGAGG GGGTTCTAGAAGAAGCTGAATTCTATAACATCGGCCCTTTAATCAGAATAATCAAGGACAGACTGGAGGAGAAGAACTACACCGTAACACAG GTGCCTCCGAAGCATGTGTACCGGGTGCTGCAGTGCCAGGAAGAAGAGCTCACTCAGATGGTTTCCACTATGTCAGATGGATGGCGCTTTGAGCAG CTGGTGAATATCGGGTCATCCTATAACTATGGGAATGAGGACCAGACAGAGTTCCTGTGCGTAGTCTCCAAAGAGCTGTACAACTCACCCAATGGCCTGAGCTCTGAGCCTAGCAGCAAAGCCAAG caaaTTAATCTACTTGGGATTCTGCTAATTCTGTCCAGAttccctctcctgctcccttcccGCCCATGGGGTTCTTGTCACCTCTCTCCTACTTCCTCCCttccacacagttctttccccaaGAATCCCTTCCTCCACTCCCCTCTTCCCTCACTCTCTCTCCTCATGCACCTAGgttcctgcctcccctcccaccttccaCTCCTGGTGTCCTGTGTGCTCCCTGCTCAGGATCCTgtctcctcctgctcctcacTCTTCCTCCTCTGCAGGTATGGTACCTGTCTGCTCTCTCAGATATGA
- the KCTD17 gene encoding BTB/POZ domain-containing protein KCTD17 isoform X3 has product MDETGAYLIDRDPTYFGPILNFLRHGKLVLNKDMAEEGVLEEAEFYNIGPLIRIIKDRLEEKNYTVTQVPPKHVYRVLQCQEEELTQMVSTMSDGWRFEQLVNIGSSYNYGNEDQTEFLCVVSKELYNSPNGLSSEPSSKAKQINLLGILLILSRFPLLLPSRPWGSCHLSPTSSLPHSSFPKNPFLHSPLPSLSLLMHLGSCLPSHLPLLVSCVLPAQDPVSSCSSLFLLCRYGTCLLSQI; this is encoded by the exons ATG GATGAGACTGGTGCATACCTTATAGACCGGGACCCCACATATTTTGGACCCATCCTGAATTTCCTGCGTCATGGCAAGCTGGTACTGAATAAAGACATGGCTGAGGAGG GGGTTCTAGAAGAAGCTGAATTCTATAACATCGGCCCTTTAATCAGAATAATCAAGGACAGACTGGAGGAGAAGAACTACACCGTAACACAG GTGCCTCCGAAGCATGTGTACCGGGTGCTGCAGTGCCAGGAAGAAGAGCTCACTCAGATGGTTTCCACTATGTCAGATGGATGGCGCTTTGAGCAG CTGGTGAATATCGGGTCATCCTATAACTATGGGAATGAGGACCAGACAGAGTTCCTGTGCGTAGTCTCCAAAGAGCTGTACAACTCACCCAATGGCCTGAGCTCTGAGCCTAGCAGCAAAGCCAAG caaaTTAATCTACTTGGGATTCTGCTAATTCTGTCCAGAttccctctcctgctcccttcccGCCCATGGGGTTCTTGTCACCTCTCTCCTACTTCCTCCCttccacacagttctttccccaaGAATCCCTTCCTCCACTCCCCTCTTCCCTCACTCTCTCTCCTCATGCACCTAGgttcctgcctcccctcccaccttccaCTCCTGGTGTCCTGTGTGCTCCCTGCTCAGGATCCTgtctcctcctgctcctcacTCTTCCTCCTCTGCAGGTATGGTACCTGTCTGCTCTCTCAGATATGA
- the KCTD17 gene encoding BTB/POZ domain-containing protein KCTD17 isoform X7 — MAEEGVLEEAEFYNIGPLIRIIKDRLEEKNYTVTQVPPKHVYRVLQCQEEELTQMVSTMSDGWRFEQLVNIGSSYNYGNEDQTEFLCVVSKELYNSPNGLSSEPSSKAKQINLLGILLILSRFPLLLPSRPWGSCHLSPTSSLPHSSFPKNPFLHSPLPSLSLLMHLGSCLPSHLPLLVSCVLPAQDPVSSCSSLFLLCRYGTCLLSQI, encoded by the exons ATGGCTGAGGAGG GGGTTCTAGAAGAAGCTGAATTCTATAACATCGGCCCTTTAATCAGAATAATCAAGGACAGACTGGAGGAGAAGAACTACACCGTAACACAG GTGCCTCCGAAGCATGTGTACCGGGTGCTGCAGTGCCAGGAAGAAGAGCTCACTCAGATGGTTTCCACTATGTCAGATGGATGGCGCTTTGAGCAG CTGGTGAATATCGGGTCATCCTATAACTATGGGAATGAGGACCAGACAGAGTTCCTGTGCGTAGTCTCCAAAGAGCTGTACAACTCACCCAATGGCCTGAGCTCTGAGCCTAGCAGCAAAGCCAAG caaaTTAATCTACTTGGGATTCTGCTAATTCTGTCCAGAttccctctcctgctcccttcccGCCCATGGGGTTCTTGTCACCTCTCTCCTACTTCCTCCCttccacacagttctttccccaaGAATCCCTTCCTCCACTCCCCTCTTCCCTCACTCTCTCTCCTCATGCACCTAGgttcctgcctcccctcccaccttccaCTCCTGGTGTCCTGTGTGCTCCCTGCTCAGGATCCTgtctcctcctgctcctcacTCTTCCTCCTCTGCAGGTATGGTACCTGTCTGCTCTCTCAGATATGA
- the KCTD17 gene encoding BTB/POZ domain-containing protein KCTD17 isoform X4, protein MRMEGGEETQAPERVSLTWESHPPQPANSSRAKWVRLNVGGTVFLTTRQTLCREQKSFLCRLCQGEELQSDQDETGAYLIDRDPTYFGPILNFLRHGKLVLNKDMAEEGVLEEAEFYNIGPLIRIIKDRLEEKNYTVTQVPPKHVYRVLQCQEEELTQMVSTMSDGWRFEQLVNIGSSYNYGNEDQTEFLCVVSKELYNSPNGLSSEPSSKAKSTEEDPEEEEKEEEEAEEKGASNP, encoded by the exons atgaggatggaaggaggggaggaaaCGCAGGCTCCAGAGAGGGTGTCTTTGACCTGGGAGAGCCATCCGCCGCAGCCCGCAAACAGCAGCCGGGCTAAGTGGGTCCGGCTGAACGTCGGGGGCACGGTCTTCCTCACCACCAGGCAGACCTTGTGCCGGGAGCAGAAATCGTTCCTCTGCCGCTTGTGCCAGGGGGAGGAGCTGCAGTCAGACCAG GATGAGACTGGTGCATACCTTATAGACCGGGACCCCACATATTTTGGACCCATCCTGAATTTCCTGCGTCATGGCAAGCTGGTACTGAATAAAGACATGGCTGAGGAGG GGGTTCTAGAAGAAGCTGAATTCTATAACATCGGCCCTTTAATCAGAATAATCAAGGACAGACTGGAGGAGAAGAACTACACCGTAACACAG GTGCCTCCGAAGCATGTGTACCGGGTGCTGCAGTGCCAGGAAGAAGAGCTCACTCAGATGGTTTCCACTATGTCAGATGGATGGCGCTTTGAGCAG CTGGTGAATATCGGGTCATCCTATAACTATGGGAATGAGGACCAGACAGAGTTCCTGTGCGTAGTCTCCAAAGAGCTGTACAACTCACCCAATGGCCTGAGCTCTGAGCCTAGCAGCAAAGCCAAG AGCACAGAGGAGGAtccagaggaggaagagaaggaggaggaggaggcagaggagaaaggTGCATCAAATCCctga
- the KCTD17 gene encoding BTB/POZ domain-containing protein KCTD17 isoform X2, which translates to MRMEGGEETQAPERVSLTWESHPPQPANSSRAKWVRLNVGGTVFLTTRQTLCREQKSFLCRLCQGEELQSDQDETGAYLIDRDPTYFGPILNFLRHGKLVLNKDMAEEGVLEEAEFYNIGPLIRIIKDRLEEKNYTVTQVPPKHVYRVLQCQEEELTQMVSTMSDGWRFEQLVNIGSSYNYGNEDQTEFLCVVSKELYNSPNGLSSEPSSKAKVRPTCTSPSLLMACLHHHKSLFSVSSLPLSGGLTRW; encoded by the exons atgaggatggaaggaggggaggaaaCGCAGGCTCCAGAGAGGGTGTCTTTGACCTGGGAGAGCCATCCGCCGCAGCCCGCAAACAGCAGCCGGGCTAAGTGGGTCCGGCTGAACGTCGGGGGCACGGTCTTCCTCACCACCAGGCAGACCTTGTGCCGGGAGCAGAAATCGTTCCTCTGCCGCTTGTGCCAGGGGGAGGAGCTGCAGTCAGACCAG GATGAGACTGGTGCATACCTTATAGACCGGGACCCCACATATTTTGGACCCATCCTGAATTTCCTGCGTCATGGCAAGCTGGTACTGAATAAAGACATGGCTGAGGAGG GGGTTCTAGAAGAAGCTGAATTCTATAACATCGGCCCTTTAATCAGAATAATCAAGGACAGACTGGAGGAGAAGAACTACACCGTAACACAG GTGCCTCCGAAGCATGTGTACCGGGTGCTGCAGTGCCAGGAAGAAGAGCTCACTCAGATGGTTTCCACTATGTCAGATGGATGGCGCTTTGAGCAG CTGGTGAATATCGGGTCATCCTATAACTATGGGAATGAGGACCAGACAGAGTTCCTGTGCGTAGTCTCCAAAGAGCTGTACAACTCACCCAATGGCCTGAGCTCTGAGCCTAGCAGCAAAGCCAAGGTGAGACCAACCTGCACTTCACCGTCCTTGTTAATGGCTTGTCTTCATCACCATAAGAGCCTCTtctctgtttcctccctccccctcagcgGTGGGCTAACCAGGTGGTGA
- the MPST gene encoding 3-mercaptopyruvate sulfurtransferase isoform X3, translated as MSQQFLYRALVSAKWLSETIKSPQAGQAVKILDASWYLPKMKRDPRHEFEERHIPGAAFFDIDLCSDRTSPYDHMLPSADDFAEYVGKLGVGNDSHVVVYDASDQGLFSAPRVWWMFRAFGHHAVSLLDGGLKNWQREGYPLSSGKNRAVPVEFHASLDKSLVKTHEDIEENIESRRFQLVDARPAGRFRGTEAEPREGIEPGHIPGSVNIPFLDFLTEAGFEKTPEAIRSLFQEKKVDLSKPVVATCGSGVTACHVTLGAYLCGKPDVAVYDGAWVEWYMRARPGEVISEGKGKTL; from the exons ATGTCTCAACAGTTCCTTTATCGGGCACTGGTGTCAGCTAAGTGGCTGTCAGAAACCATCAAGTCCCCTCAGGCTGGGCAGGCTGTGAAGATCCTGGATGCATCCTGGTACCTCCCAAAGATGAAGCGTGACCCCCGGCATGAGTTTGAGGAGCGCCACATCCCTGGTGCAGCTTTCTTTGACATCGACCTATGCAGTGACCGCACGTCGCCATATGACCACATGCTGCCCAGTGCGGATGACTTTGCAGAGTATGTGGGCAAGCTGGGCGTGGGGAACGACTCCCACGTGGTCGTGTATGATGCCAGTGATCAGGGTCTCTTCTCTGCTCCCCGTGTCTGGTGGATGTTCCGGGCCTTTGGGCACCATGCCGTCTCCCTTCTGGACGGTGGACTGAAGAACTGGCAGCGGGAGGGGTACCCACTGAGCTCTGGCAAGAACCGAGCAGTTCCTGTGGAGTTCCATGCCTCCCTGGACAAGTCCCTGGTGAAGACCCATGAGGACATAGAGGAGAACATAGAGTCACGTCGCTTTCAGCTTGTTGATGCTCGCCCTGCAGGGCGGTTCAGAGGGACGGAGGCAGAGCCCAGGGAAG gAATTGAGCCTGGTCATATTCCTGGCTCCGTGAACATCCCCTTCTTGGATTTCCTCACAGAAGCTGGCTTTGAGAAGACCCCTGAGGCAATCCGCAGCTTATTCCAGGAGAAGAAAGTGGACCTCTCAAAGCCAGTGGTAGCCACATGTGGCTCAGGAGTCACTGCCTGCCATGTGACCCTGGGGGCGTACCTCTGTGGCAAGCCAGATGTGGCTGTCTACGATGGTGCCTGGGTGGAGTGGTACATGCGGGCGCGGCCTGGAGAGGTCATCTCTGAGGGCAAAGGCAAGACCCTCTGA
- the MPST gene encoding 3-mercaptopyruvate sulfurtransferase isoform X2: MSVTPPSSSHPGGARRKPQRLSESGQDSGAMSQQFLYRALVSAKWLSETIKSPQAGQAVKILDASWYLPKMKRDPRHEFEERHIPGAAFFDIDLCSDRTSPYDHMLPSADDFAEYVGKLGVGNDSHVVVYDASDQGLFSAPRVWWMFRAFGHHAVSLLDGGLKNWQREGYPLSSGKNRAVPVEFHASLDKSLVKTHEDIEENIESRRFQLVDARPAGRFRGTEAEPREGIEPGHIPGSVNIPFLDFLTEAGFEKTPEAIRSLFQEKKVDLSKPVVATCGSGVTACHVTLGAYLCGKPDVAVYDGAWVEWYMRARPGEVISEGKGKTL; the protein is encoded by the exons ATGTCAGTCACACCGCCGAGCAGCAGCCACCCAGGAGGGGCACGGAG GAAACCCCAGAGACTGTCTGAATCTGGCCAGGACTCAGGAGCAATGTCTCAACAGTTCCTTTATCGGGCACTGGTGTCAGCTAAGTGGCTGTCAGAAACCATCAAGTCCCCTCAGGCTGGGCAGGCTGTGAAGATCCTGGATGCATCCTGGTACCTCCCAAAGATGAAGCGTGACCCCCGGCATGAGTTTGAGGAGCGCCACATCCCTGGTGCAGCTTTCTTTGACATCGACCTATGCAGTGACCGCACGTCGCCATATGACCACATGCTGCCCAGTGCGGATGACTTTGCAGAGTATGTGGGCAAGCTGGGCGTGGGGAACGACTCCCACGTGGTCGTGTATGATGCCAGTGATCAGGGTCTCTTCTCTGCTCCCCGTGTCTGGTGGATGTTCCGGGCCTTTGGGCACCATGCCGTCTCCCTTCTGGACGGTGGACTGAAGAACTGGCAGCGGGAGGGGTACCCACTGAGCTCTGGCAAGAACCGAGCAGTTCCTGTGGAGTTCCATGCCTCCCTGGACAAGTCCCTGGTGAAGACCCATGAGGACATAGAGGAGAACATAGAGTCACGTCGCTTTCAGCTTGTTGATGCTCGCCCTGCAGGGCGGTTCAGAGGGACGGAGGCAGAGCCCAGGGAAG gAATTGAGCCTGGTCATATTCCTGGCTCCGTGAACATCCCCTTCTTGGATTTCCTCACAGAAGCTGGCTTTGAGAAGACCCCTGAGGCAATCCGCAGCTTATTCCAGGAGAAGAAAGTGGACCTCTCAAAGCCAGTGGTAGCCACATGTGGCTCAGGAGTCACTGCCTGCCATGTGACCCTGGGGGCGTACCTCTGTGGCAAGCCAGATGTGGCTGTCTACGATGGTGCCTGGGTGGAGTGGTACATGCGGGCGCGGCCTGGAGAGGTCATCTCTGAGGGCAAAGGCAAGACCCTCTGA
- the MPST gene encoding 3-mercaptopyruvate sulfurtransferase isoform X1 codes for MGNSLLAGSHSVEGRNTPDGSNFCGKPQRLSESGQDSGAMSQQFLYRALVSAKWLSETIKSPQAGQAVKILDASWYLPKMKRDPRHEFEERHIPGAAFFDIDLCSDRTSPYDHMLPSADDFAEYVGKLGVGNDSHVVVYDASDQGLFSAPRVWWMFRAFGHHAVSLLDGGLKNWQREGYPLSSGKNRAVPVEFHASLDKSLVKTHEDIEENIESRRFQLVDARPAGRFRGTEAEPREGIEPGHIPGSVNIPFLDFLTEAGFEKTPEAIRSLFQEKKVDLSKPVVATCGSGVTACHVTLGAYLCGKPDVAVYDGAWVEWYMRARPGEVISEGKGKTL; via the exons ATGGGCAATAGCCTGCTGGCCGGGAGTCACTCAGTCGAGGGCAGGAACACGCCCGATGGCAGTAACTTCTGCGG GAAACCCCAGAGACTGTCTGAATCTGGCCAGGACTCAGGAGCAATGTCTCAACAGTTCCTTTATCGGGCACTGGTGTCAGCTAAGTGGCTGTCAGAAACCATCAAGTCCCCTCAGGCTGGGCAGGCTGTGAAGATCCTGGATGCATCCTGGTACCTCCCAAAGATGAAGCGTGACCCCCGGCATGAGTTTGAGGAGCGCCACATCCCTGGTGCAGCTTTCTTTGACATCGACCTATGCAGTGACCGCACGTCGCCATATGACCACATGCTGCCCAGTGCGGATGACTTTGCAGAGTATGTGGGCAAGCTGGGCGTGGGGAACGACTCCCACGTGGTCGTGTATGATGCCAGTGATCAGGGTCTCTTCTCTGCTCCCCGTGTCTGGTGGATGTTCCGGGCCTTTGGGCACCATGCCGTCTCCCTTCTGGACGGTGGACTGAAGAACTGGCAGCGGGAGGGGTACCCACTGAGCTCTGGCAAGAACCGAGCAGTTCCTGTGGAGTTCCATGCCTCCCTGGACAAGTCCCTGGTGAAGACCCATGAGGACATAGAGGAGAACATAGAGTCACGTCGCTTTCAGCTTGTTGATGCTCGCCCTGCAGGGCGGTTCAGAGGGACGGAGGCAGAGCCCAGGGAAG gAATTGAGCCTGGTCATATTCCTGGCTCCGTGAACATCCCCTTCTTGGATTTCCTCACAGAAGCTGGCTTTGAGAAGACCCCTGAGGCAATCCGCAGCTTATTCCAGGAGAAGAAAGTGGACCTCTCAAAGCCAGTGGTAGCCACATGTGGCTCAGGAGTCACTGCCTGCCATGTGACCCTGGGGGCGTACCTCTGTGGCAAGCCAGATGTGGCTGTCTACGATGGTGCCTGGGTGGAGTGGTACATGCGGGCGCGGCCTGGAGAGGTCATCTCTGAGGGCAAAGGCAAGACCCTCTGA
- the MPST gene encoding 3-mercaptopyruvate sulfurtransferase isoform X4, with product MKPQRLSESGQDSGAMSQQFLYRALVSAKWLSETIKSPQAGQAVKILDASWYLPKMKRDPRHEFEERHIPGAAFFDIDLCSDRTSPYDHMLPSADDFAEYVGKLGVGNDSHVVVYDASDQGLFSAPRVWWMFRAFGHHAVSLLDGGLKNWQREGYPLSSGKNRAVPVEFHASLDKSLVKTHEDIEENIESRRFQLVDARPAGRFRGTEAEPREGIEPGHIPGSVNIPFLDFLTEAGFEKTPEAIRSLFQEKKVDLSKPVVATCGSGVTACHVTLGAYLCGKPDVAVYDGAWVEWYMRARPGEVISEGKGKTL from the exons at GAAACCCCAGAGACTGTCTGAATCTGGCCAGGACTCAGGAGCAATGTCTCAACAGTTCCTTTATCGGGCACTGGTGTCAGCTAAGTGGCTGTCAGAAACCATCAAGTCCCCTCAGGCTGGGCAGGCTGTGAAGATCCTGGATGCATCCTGGTACCTCCCAAAGATGAAGCGTGACCCCCGGCATGAGTTTGAGGAGCGCCACATCCCTGGTGCAGCTTTCTTTGACATCGACCTATGCAGTGACCGCACGTCGCCATATGACCACATGCTGCCCAGTGCGGATGACTTTGCAGAGTATGTGGGCAAGCTGGGCGTGGGGAACGACTCCCACGTGGTCGTGTATGATGCCAGTGATCAGGGTCTCTTCTCTGCTCCCCGTGTCTGGTGGATGTTCCGGGCCTTTGGGCACCATGCCGTCTCCCTTCTGGACGGTGGACTGAAGAACTGGCAGCGGGAGGGGTACCCACTGAGCTCTGGCAAGAACCGAGCAGTTCCTGTGGAGTTCCATGCCTCCCTGGACAAGTCCCTGGTGAAGACCCATGAGGACATAGAGGAGAACATAGAGTCACGTCGCTTTCAGCTTGTTGATGCTCGCCCTGCAGGGCGGTTCAGAGGGACGGAGGCAGAGCCCAGGGAAG gAATTGAGCCTGGTCATATTCCTGGCTCCGTGAACATCCCCTTCTTGGATTTCCTCACAGAAGCTGGCTTTGAGAAGACCCCTGAGGCAATCCGCAGCTTATTCCAGGAGAAGAAAGTGGACCTCTCAAAGCCAGTGGTAGCCACATGTGGCTCAGGAGTCACTGCCTGCCATGTGACCCTGGGGGCGTACCTCTGTGGCAAGCCAGATGTGGCTGTCTACGATGGTGCCTGGGTGGAGTGGTACATGCGGGCGCGGCCTGGAGAGGTCATCTCTGAGGGCAAAGGCAAGACCCTCTGA
- the TST gene encoding thiosulfate sulfurtransferase, which produces MVQQVLYRALVSTKWLSESVLAKRIGPSLRVLDASWYPPGERDAQQEFRDRHVPGASFFDIEECKDKSSPYELMLPSEAHFADYVGHLGISNDTHVVVYDGDDLGSFYAPRAWWMFRVFGHRTVSVLNGGFKNWVKEGHPVTSEISRPEPAVFKATLDRSLLKTYTDMVENMKSKRFQVVDSRSEGRYRGTEPEPGNEGLEPGHIPGSLNMPFFKFLTEAGFEKSPEEIRSMFQEKKVDLSQPLIATCRKGVTACHIALAAYLCGKPDVAIYDGSWSEWFRRAPPEHKLSEWKRNKA; this is translated from the exons ATGGTGCAGCAAGTACTGTACAGAGCTCTGGTCTCCACCAAGTGGCTCTCAGAATCTGTCCTGGCCAAACGGATTGGGCCCAGCCTGCGTGTGCTAGATGCATCCTGGTACCCTCCTGGGGAGAGGGATGCACAGCAGGAGTTCCGAGACAGGCATGTACCTGGCGCCTCATTTTTCGATATCGAGGAGTGTAAAGATAAGTCGTCGCCCTATGAGCTCATGCTTCCCAGTGAGGCACACTTCGCCGACTACGTTGGGCACCTGGGGATCAGCAATGACACGCATGTGGTGGTGTATGATGGGGATGACTTGGGGAGCTTCTATGCACCCCGAGCCTGGTGGATGTTCCGAGTCTTCGGGCACAGAACGGTTTCCGTGCTGAACGGTGGGTTCAAGAACTGGGTGAAGGAGGGTCACCCTGTGACATCAGAGATCAGCCGGCCAGAGCCAGCAGTGTTTAAGGCCACCTTGGACAGGTCCCTGCTGAAGACCTATACAGACATGGTAGAGAACATGAAATCCAAGCGGTTCCAGGTGGTGGATTCCAGGTCTGAGGGGAGGTACCGGGGGACAGAACCAGAACCAGGGAATGAAG GGCTTGAACCAGGTCACATCCCCGGCTCGCTGAACATGCCCTTCTTTAAATTCCTCACTGAAGCCGGCTTTGAGAAGAGCCCAGAGGAGATTCGGAGTATGTTCCAGGAGAAGAAGGTGGACCTCTCGCAGCCACTCATTGCCACGTGCCGTAAGGGGGTCACGGCGTGCCACATTGCCCTGGCGGCGTACCTCTGTGGCAAGCCAGATGTGGCCATCTATGATGGATCCTGGTCAGAGTGGTTCCGCCGGGCCCCGCCAGAGCACAAGCTCTCTGAGTGGAAGCGCAACAAGGCATAA